The proteins below come from a single Terriglobales bacterium genomic window:
- the pstB gene encoding phosphate ABC transporter ATP-binding protein PstB, with protein MNDSGPIVRLDTAALRQAPPDKPAGEGLPIKMRTAELHAWFGRLEALQGITLSVPDRRVTAIIGPSGCGKSTFVRCLNRMHEVVPGARVEGEVYLDGQDIYAPKVNPVRVRQRIGMVFQKPNPFPTMTIYDNVAAGLHLNGFRDRGAMDEAVERSLRMAALWDEVKDELRKKSGSSLSGGQQQRLCIARALAVEPEVMLMDEPCSALDPISTGKIEELIFTLKEQYTIVIVTHNMQQAARVAEFTGFFLLGKLIEFDRTEKIFTNPSDKRTEDYITGRFG; from the coding sequence ATGAACGATAGCGGGCCCATCGTGCGACTGGACACCGCGGCGCTGCGCCAGGCGCCGCCGGACAAGCCCGCTGGGGAAGGGCTGCCGATCAAGATGCGCACCGCCGAGCTGCACGCGTGGTTCGGGCGGCTGGAGGCGCTGCAGGGCATCACGCTTTCCGTGCCCGACCGCCGCGTCACGGCGATCATCGGGCCATCGGGATGCGGAAAGTCCACGTTCGTGCGCTGCCTGAACCGGATGCACGAGGTCGTGCCGGGGGCGCGCGTCGAGGGCGAGGTGTACCTGGACGGGCAGGACATCTACGCTCCCAAGGTCAATCCCGTGCGGGTGCGCCAGCGCATCGGCATGGTGTTCCAGAAACCGAACCCCTTCCCCACCATGACGATCTACGACAACGTGGCGGCCGGGCTGCACCTGAACGGTTTCCGCGACCGCGGCGCGATGGATGAAGCGGTGGAGCGCTCCCTGCGCATGGCGGCGCTGTGGGACGAAGTGAAGGACGAACTGCGGAAGAAATCGGGCTCGAGCCTTTCCGGCGGTCAGCAGCAGCGTCTGTGCATCGCGCGCGCCCTGGCGGTGGAGCCGGAAGTGATGCTCATGGACGAGCCGTGCTCGGCGCTGGACCCGATCTCGACCGGCAAGATCGAAGAGCTCATCTTCACGCTCAAGGAGCAGTACACCATCGTGATCGTGACCCACAACATGCAGCAGGCGGCGCGGGTGGCCGAGTTCACCGGCTTCTTCCTGCTGGGAAAGCTGATCGAGTTCGACCGCACGGAGAAGATCTTCACCAATCCGTCGGACAAGCGGACCGAAGACTACATTACAGGCAGGTTCGGATAA
- the phoU gene encoding phosphate signaling complex protein PhoU, which yields MRTRFQQGLDELKVKLLRMGGMAEQAVERATEAYRKRDLKLCQAVLEGERAINMAEREIDEVALDLLAMQQPMASDLRFIMAVMKINADLERVGDQAVNIAQRVMDMATLPPAELPVDMPRMAATAAGMVRRALESFVEGKPDIAEAVLKMDDVVDRMDDEIFVRMVEKMHADPSVTRQALDALLVARNLERVADHATNIAEDVIFWVSGADVRHMGGGEPTKEVVATEKPEVH from the coding sequence ATGCGCACACGTTTCCAGCAAGGACTCGACGAGTTGAAAGTCAAACTGCTGCGCATGGGGGGGATGGCAGAGCAGGCGGTGGAGCGGGCCACGGAAGCCTACCGCAAGCGCGACCTGAAGCTGTGCCAGGCGGTGCTGGAGGGCGAGCGCGCCATCAACATGGCGGAGAGGGAGATCGATGAAGTGGCGCTCGACCTGCTGGCCATGCAGCAGCCGATGGCCAGCGACCTGCGTTTCATCATGGCGGTGATGAAGATCAACGCCGACCTGGAGCGGGTGGGCGACCAGGCGGTCAATATCGCGCAGCGGGTGATGGACATGGCGACGCTGCCGCCGGCCGAGCTGCCGGTCGATATGCCGCGGATGGCCGCCACTGCGGCGGGCATGGTGCGGCGAGCCCTGGAGTCCTTCGTGGAAGGGAAACCGGATATCGCCGAGGCGGTCCTGAAGATGGACGACGTAGTGGACCGCATGGACGACGAGATCTTCGTGCGCATGGTGGAGAAGATGCACGCCGATCCGTCGGTCACGCGGCAGGCGCTGGATGCCCTGCTGGTGGCGCGCAACCTGGAGCGGGTAGCTGATCACGCCACCAACATCGCCGAGGACGTGATCTTCTGGGTGAGCGGGGCGGATGTGCGGCACATGGGCGGGGGAGAGCCGACAAAGGAAGTCGTCGCGACGGAGAAGCCGGAAGTACATTGA
- a CDS encoding PstS family phosphate ABC transporter substrate-binding protein: MTISLTLLLAAGCQKHAMLVKVDGSSTVFPITEAVAEEFQKANPNVKVTVGISGTGGGFKKFCAGETDISDASRPIKPSEVELCRQNGVEYIELPVAYDGLAVVINPKNTWAEFITADELKTMWAPEAQGKITKWSQVRKGWPDKELLLFGAGVDSGTYDYFTEAIVHKEHSSRGDYTSSEDDNVIVQGVANDERALGFFGYAYFEENKDKLKLLPVDDGNKENGDGPIAPSVETVRNGTYQPLSRPIFIYISKKALGREEVANFVKFYLANSEKLVREVGYIPLPARAYTLAQQRADAGVTGSLFGGKGSQVGVSIETLLEKESGAAGK; this comes from the coding sequence ATGACAATCTCACTGACGCTGCTGCTGGCGGCGGGCTGCCAGAAGCACGCGATGCTGGTGAAAGTGGATGGCTCGAGCACGGTGTTCCCCATCACCGAAGCGGTGGCCGAGGAGTTCCAGAAGGCGAACCCGAACGTGAAGGTGACGGTGGGCATCTCGGGGACGGGGGGAGGCTTCAAGAAGTTCTGCGCGGGTGAGACGGACATCTCCGACGCTTCGCGGCCCATCAAGCCGAGCGAAGTGGAGCTGTGCCGCCAGAACGGCGTCGAGTACATCGAGCTGCCGGTGGCCTATGACGGCCTGGCGGTGGTGATCAACCCCAAAAACACCTGGGCGGAGTTCATCACCGCCGACGAGTTGAAGACCATGTGGGCGCCGGAAGCGCAGGGAAAAATCACCAAGTGGAGCCAGGTGCGCAAGGGCTGGCCGGACAAGGAACTGCTGCTGTTCGGGGCGGGGGTGGACTCGGGCACGTACGACTATTTCACCGAGGCCATTGTGCACAAAGAGCACTCCAGCCGCGGCGATTACACCTCGAGCGAGGATGACAACGTGATCGTGCAGGGCGTGGCCAACGACGAGCGCGCCCTGGGGTTCTTCGGCTACGCCTATTTCGAAGAGAACAAGGACAAGCTGAAGTTGCTGCCGGTGGACGACGGCAACAAGGAGAACGGGGACGGGCCGATCGCGCCCTCGGTGGAGACGGTGCGCAACGGGACGTACCAGCCGCTCTCGCGGCCCATCTTCATCTACATCTCGAAGAAGGCGCTGGGGCGCGAAGAAGTGGCGAACTTCGTGAAGTTCTACCTCGCCAATAGCGAGAAGCTGGTGCGGGAAGTGGGTTACATCCCTCTGCCGGCGCGGGCCTACACGCTGGCGCAGCAGCGCGCGGACGCAGGCGTGACGGGCTCGCTGTTCGGCGGCAAGGGATCGCAAGTAGGGGTCTCCATCGAGACGCTGCTGGAGAAGGAGAGCGGGGCAGCCGGGAAATAG
- a CDS encoding MaoC family dehydratase, which produces MSSLSFKIGDSASITRPIGDKEVRAFAALFDDYNPLHVDDTYAGRSRFGGRIAHGVICLGLISHLIGMKLPGTGAIYLGQSARFLKPVRVGDTVTASVEVTKVREDKPILTLATRCVNQKGEVVMEGEAVVMVESRIA; this is translated from the coding sequence ATGTCTTCCCTGTCCTTCAAGATTGGCGATTCGGCCTCGATCACGCGCCCGATCGGCGACAAAGAAGTCCGCGCGTTCGCGGCGTTGTTCGACGACTACAACCCGCTGCACGTCGACGACACCTACGCCGGGCGCAGCCGGTTCGGTGGGAGGATCGCGCATGGGGTCATATGCCTGGGGCTGATCTCGCACCTGATCGGGATGAAGCTGCCGGGCACGGGAGCCATCTACCTGGGTCAGAGCGCACGCTTTCTGAAGCCGGTGCGGGTGGGAGACACGGTCACAGCGAGCGTCGAGGTGACGAAGGTACGCGAGGACAAGCCGATCCTCACGCTGGCCACGCGCTGCGTGAATCAGAAGGGTGAAGTGGTGATGGAGGGAGAGGCGGTAGTGATGGTCGAGTCGCGGATTGCGTGA
- a CDS encoding putative porin — MKQKAGCAVILAMLLAPKAAAAEKKPKPETATAEEVRELREMLQAQSEELRQLREEMGRMRAEQQARAASREASDSRLAAVEASSSRQQESFGKLESDVKGVQAAMASSAATTQEDQKRVAALEGTLGRFRFSGDVRVRYENFYQGGTQDRHRERIRLRFGVEGKLGEDFYGGLFLASGAVANGFPSLQDPVSTNETLTSFFERKTVGFDRGWITYQPPAHKWLQVTGGKFAYTWARTPLTFDNDLNPEGFSEKVSFEVKNSVIRNVTVNPMQIMFNEAGGDNDAFAVGGAVSTRLQFGNRLTITPSYSLLNWRNADVIAQAASPLGGGTRIINANAQTNATRNCGAGGEVGCRVTTGSPTREFVSKFLYSDFILDANIKTRWNRWPVRILGEYLKNLNAENKDPLAAGKQDSAFWSEVSIGQTKNKNDLQFGYMFSRIEQDAVISQFNESDNRASTNILQHRLYALWKIRNNVTANYTFFIGRTLDCRLQNAALANGFTCNTTPPFNTEPYLKRMQFDVIYSF, encoded by the coding sequence ATGAAACAGAAGGCAGGGTGCGCCGTGATCCTGGCGATGTTGCTGGCCCCGAAAGCAGCCGCCGCGGAGAAGAAACCCAAGCCGGAAACTGCAACCGCCGAAGAGGTCCGGGAGCTGCGCGAGATGCTGCAGGCGCAGAGCGAGGAACTGCGGCAGTTGCGCGAGGAGATGGGACGCATGAGGGCCGAGCAGCAGGCGCGGGCGGCGTCGCGAGAGGCCTCCGACTCGCGCCTGGCAGCCGTAGAAGCGTCGTCGAGCCGGCAGCAGGAGTCGTTCGGGAAGCTGGAGTCGGATGTGAAGGGCGTGCAGGCCGCGATGGCCAGCTCCGCCGCGACCACCCAAGAAGACCAGAAGCGGGTGGCTGCCCTGGAAGGAACGCTGGGCCGCTTCCGGTTCTCGGGCGACGTGCGGGTGCGCTACGAGAATTTCTACCAGGGCGGGACGCAAGACCGGCACCGGGAGCGCATCCGGCTGCGCTTCGGCGTGGAAGGCAAGCTGGGCGAGGATTTCTACGGCGGGCTGTTCCTGGCCTCGGGCGCGGTAGCCAATGGATTTCCTTCTCTCCAGGATCCTGTGTCGACCAACGAAACGCTGACCAGCTTTTTTGAGCGCAAGACGGTGGGCTTCGATCGCGGCTGGATCACGTACCAGCCGCCGGCGCACAAGTGGCTGCAGGTCACGGGGGGAAAATTCGCCTATACCTGGGCCCGCACGCCGCTCACCTTCGACAACGACTTGAATCCGGAAGGCTTCAGCGAAAAGGTTTCGTTCGAGGTGAAGAACTCGGTGATACGCAACGTCACGGTCAATCCCATGCAGATCATGTTCAACGAAGCAGGCGGCGACAACGACGCCTTTGCCGTAGGCGGAGCGGTGAGCACGCGCCTGCAGTTCGGCAACCGGTTGACCATCACACCTTCGTACTCGCTGCTGAACTGGCGGAACGCGGACGTGATCGCGCAGGCCGCGAGCCCGTTGGGCGGCGGCACACGCATCATCAACGCCAACGCGCAGACCAACGCCACGCGCAACTGCGGCGCCGGAGGCGAGGTGGGCTGCCGTGTGACGACCGGATCGCCGACCCGGGAATTTGTTTCCAAGTTCCTGTACAGCGACTTCATCCTGGATGCGAACATCAAGACGCGGTGGAATCGCTGGCCGGTCCGCATCCTGGGCGAATATCTGAAAAACCTGAACGCTGAGAACAAGGACCCGCTGGCCGCGGGCAAGCAGGACTCCGCCTTCTGGAGCGAGGTCAGCATCGGCCAGACGAAGAACAAGAACGACCTGCAGTTCGGCTACATGTTCTCGCGCATCGAGCAGGACGCGGTGATCTCGCAGTTCAACGAAAGCGACAACCGGGCTTCCACCAACATCCTGCAGCACCGGCTGTACGCGTTGTGGAAGATACGCAACAACGTCACCGCGAACTATACCTTCTTCATCGGCCGGACGCTGGACTGCCGCCTGCAGAACGCCGCGCTGGCGAACGGTTTCACCTGCAACACGACGCCCCCGTTCAACACGGAACCGTACCTCAAGCGCATGCAATTTGACGTTATTTACAGCTTCTAG
- the pstC gene encoding phosphate ABC transporter permease subunit PstC has translation MPGSKAKSHPELEQPRAFKERIIGWVLLLCGLVSVVTTAGIVAVLLTETWGFFREVSLEQFLADTQWTPLFAEKHFGIWPLMAGTMLTTATAVVVAVPLGLLSAIYLSEFAADRVRRLLKPVLEILAGVPTVVYGYFALTFVTPLLQALIPGLAGFNALSPGIVMGVMIVPVIASLSEDAVFAVPASLREGSYALGAGKLATIFRVILPSAFSGIAASVILGLSRAIGETMIVAIAAGQQPRLTLDPRVPIETMTAYIVQVSLGDTPTGTLEYRTIFAVGMTLFLMTFCLNLVSHRLRQHILRGGLQ, from the coding sequence ATGCCGGGAAGCAAAGCCAAGAGCCATCCCGAGCTGGAGCAGCCGCGGGCCTTCAAGGAACGCATCATCGGCTGGGTGTTGCTGCTGTGCGGGCTGGTGTCTGTGGTGACGACGGCGGGCATCGTGGCCGTACTGCTGACCGAGACCTGGGGATTCTTTCGGGAGGTGTCGCTGGAACAGTTCCTGGCCGATACGCAGTGGACGCCGCTGTTCGCGGAAAAGCACTTCGGGATCTGGCCGCTGATGGCGGGAACCATGCTGACCACGGCCACGGCGGTAGTGGTAGCGGTGCCGCTGGGGTTGCTCTCGGCCATCTACCTGAGCGAGTTCGCAGCCGACCGGGTGCGGCGGCTGCTGAAGCCGGTGCTGGAAATCCTGGCCGGAGTGCCGACGGTGGTGTACGGCTACTTCGCGCTGACGTTCGTGACGCCGCTGCTGCAGGCGTTGATTCCCGGCCTGGCGGGATTCAACGCGCTGAGCCCGGGCATCGTGATGGGCGTGATGATCGTGCCGGTAATCGCCTCGCTGAGCGAGGACGCGGTGTTCGCGGTGCCCGCCAGCCTGCGAGAAGGGTCGTATGCGCTGGGCGCGGGCAAGCTCGCCACCATCTTCCGGGTGATCTTGCCGTCGGCGTTTTCCGGGATCGCGGCGTCGGTGATCCTGGGGCTGTCACGGGCCATCGGCGAGACCATGATCGTGGCCATCGCCGCGGGCCAACAGCCAAGGCTGACGCTCGATCCGCGGGTGCCCATCGAGACCATGACGGCCTACATCGTGCAAGTGAGCCTGGGCGACACGCCGACAGGAACGCTGGAGTACCGCACGATCTTCGCCGTCGGCATGACGCTGTTCCTGATGACCTTCTGCCTGAACCTGGTGTCGCACCGTTTGCGGCAGCACATCCTGCGGGGAGGGCTGCAATGA
- the pstA gene encoding phosphate ABC transporter permease PstA, giving the protein MSSPAQTASAAGQRTFFGNRSLTQGGPRLTGEHAFQAVCLAALGLPLLVLLVLFADAFRDALPRLTWDFLTSYPSRRPEAAGILAALAGSAYLMVLTAVIAIPLGVGAAIYLEEYARPSRLTALIEVNISNLAGVPSIIYGLLGLELFVRAMQLGRSLLAGAATLALLLLPMVIMASREALRTVPHSLREASYALGADRWQGLRRVVLPMCMPGILTGIILSLARAIGETAPLITIGALTYVAFAPNSIYSAFTALPIQIFNWVSRPQTDFHVNAAAGIVVLLGLMLALNGVAIWLRNRLQKRIYW; this is encoded by the coding sequence ATGAGCAGCCCGGCGCAGACGGCGTCCGCGGCGGGCCAGCGGACGTTCTTCGGCAACCGCAGCCTGACCCAGGGCGGACCGCGCCTGACCGGAGAACACGCTTTCCAGGCGGTGTGCCTGGCGGCCCTGGGCCTGCCGCTGCTGGTGCTGCTGGTGCTGTTCGCAGACGCTTTTCGCGACGCCCTGCCGCGACTGACCTGGGATTTTCTGACCAGCTATCCGTCGCGGCGGCCGGAGGCGGCGGGGATCCTGGCGGCGCTGGCCGGAAGCGCTTACCTGATGGTGCTGACGGCGGTGATCGCCATCCCGCTGGGGGTGGGCGCGGCCATTTATCTGGAGGAGTATGCGCGGCCCAGCCGCCTGACGGCGCTGATCGAGGTGAATATCAGCAACCTGGCGGGGGTGCCGTCGATCATCTATGGACTGCTGGGCCTGGAACTGTTCGTGCGGGCGATGCAACTGGGGCGCAGCCTGCTGGCGGGGGCGGCGACGCTGGCCCTGCTGCTGCTGCCCATGGTCATCATGGCTTCGCGAGAAGCGCTGCGGACCGTGCCCCATTCCCTGCGGGAGGCCAGCTATGCCCTGGGAGCGGACCGCTGGCAGGGATTGCGGCGGGTGGTGCTGCCCATGTGCATGCCGGGCATCCTGACCGGCATCATCCTGTCGCTGGCGCGGGCCATCGGGGAAACGGCGCCGCTGATCACAATCGGGGCGCTGACGTACGTGGCCTTCGCGCCCAATTCCATCTACAGCGCGTTCACCGCGCTGCCCATCCAAATCTTCAACTGGGTGTCGCGTCCGCAGACGGATTTCCACGTGAACGCAGCGGCTGGTATCGTGGTGCTGCTGGGCCTGATGCTGGCGCTGAACGGGGTCGCGATCTGGTTGCGCAACCGCTTGCAGAAGCGGATCTACTGGTAG